A portion of the Drosophila innubila isolate TH190305 chromosome 3L unlocalized genomic scaffold, UK_Dinn_1.0 0_D_3L, whole genome shotgun sequence genome contains these proteins:
- the LOC117787357 gene encoding uncharacterized protein LOC117787357, with protein MVKAKVPEKDAGSVLISVKEMLDRENKYLQRMQDVSVSCGFIKDATTEYEKLEAEQAREDHWEHYIRCDGLPRTYLPPEMRTFLAEKRHYQLFDYNHSVDWTLSVDERSILTQNIFRTDKTRNAMRETLDDHIGDRFQRDVFMFLDTLMKIECMLDNNAEMSRVSFERQMEIMEVRKELEMEIDATFDRLTYRIIRMDSVYMNSNDAIVATWGHTCDRFAIDIWGLRNVPIRFNELLAPLMVAELSNVGVSVQMPLSVLHDCLTLRCIHTLFDNYSQYAKSFDAIIPESIKDLNAGIIDIEDCLANEWLMQLDIQEELLESMLQKREAYEEAMRIIAEKTERAAKDKKANEGKKVKAVVIPKPPKEAPLVPPGMLPDAYSTFLEREQQEYVDLLDQLYNPRNLKLMLDEINLRQYIFLGGLYSVMFVRRPANTHFEKFNIILHEDGRVLHTMENVVADLRPKGDDMSRRGSKISQRASNVSNRSKSRMHLKMDQQKRKTTMLEDDELPYFFVTLHLPKELCMWGEPVVCHYMTTMQDVVSETSLVEEKKESTFVKKKKSKIGSVKHSMEADRQSMFNKVVRKDTLVNVFRPTLISLLRHSKHQVPGVWVAPVRNFPLNKQLTHMEIRQLERFGIPRVISSFKFPLEVREELEHDQRPKTKNMLIRRRSTDIEDNVDFGYIDFNFKDQHAPERVYPVFTDVETVQYREQSLVDYDDYIEEKTMYSLLKLFDNIRMDYHTQYESIMNQSDFQTKKLDKVKKTVVPVPEARLPSKDGRQKSQINRVGSRHSSIRGSHLGLTISSSGSRTGSSFHMDENSPIDDMSISHMSSEHEEKEEKPKVKVVHWTTKHILSTKFNRNERTMTIKTDRLGVFGLAFKRYEHFPFRDWSMQPNEENPDEIVLTVDTFHARIVLYISAQGVRGYVTDIVKGYVAHPVKYLDIPTPIADFRVLRKRFYDKCINIFAEHDASYYIDNGYFSVKHVATEDHTYDAMALHCKLMKFYRSSWNRLASRRNILLCMKNAKDQSDYTEVTVRITPDTATFVEVSELCSDDLDIIKLDFKNTWRNMSHYTDLHQTINSMNPHATDVRNKDALLLFRIKRMLSEIHLMSYS; from the exons ATGGTAAAGGCCAAAGTACCAGAGAAGGATGCAGGATCCGTATTGATCAGCGTAAAGGAGATGTTGGATCGtgagaataaatatttacagcgTATGCAGGATGTCAGTGTGAGCTGTGGCTTCATCAAGG aTGCCACCACGGAATATGAGAAATTGGAGGCAGAACAGGCGCGTGAGGATCATTGGGAGCATTACATACGTTGCGATGGATTGCCAAGAACATATTTGCCACCAGAGATGCGCACTTTTCTCGCCGAGAAGCGTCATTATCAACTGTTCGATTACAATCATAGTGTGGATTGGACTTTGTCGGTGGATGAACGTTCCATTCTCACCCAGAACATCTTTCGCACGGACAAAACGCGAAATGCGATGAGGGAGACACTGGATGATCATATCGGGGATCGTTTTCAGCGTGATGTCTTTATGTTCTTGGATACTCTGATGAAGATCGAGTGCATGCTGGATAACAATGCGGAGATGTCGCGAGTGAGCTTCGAAAGGCAAATGGAAATCATGGAA gtGCGCAAAGAGTTGGAGATGGAGATCGATGCCACATTTGATCGTTTGACTTATCGCATAATACGCATGGATAGTGTTTATATGAA TTCAAACGATGCCATTGTGGCAACTTGGGGTCATACATGTGATCGATTTGCCATCGATATCTGGGGATTGCGCAATGTTCCCATACGCTTCAATGAATTGCT TGCTCCTCTGATGGTGGCTGAACTGTCAAATGTTGGCGTCAGTGTTCAGATGCCACTTAGCGTACTCCACGATTGCCTCACGTTGCGTTGCATCCACACACTTTTTGACAACTATTCGCAGTATGCAAAGAGTTTCGATGCGATAATACCGGAATCGATAAAAGATCTGAATGCGGGCATAATTGACATTGAGGATTGTCTGGCCAATGAGTGGCTGATGCAGTTGGACATTCAGGAAGAGCTGCTCGAGAGTATGTTGCAAAAGCGTGAGGCATACGAGGAGGCAATGCGCATTATTGCCGAGAAAACCGAGCGGGCAGCGAAGGACAAAAAGGCCAATGAGGGTAAAAAGGTAAAGGCCGTTGTAATACCGAAACCACCCAAGGAAGCACCTTTGGTACCGCCCGGAATGCTACCCGATGCATATTCCACATTTCTGGAACGGGAACAACAAGAGTATGTAGATTTGCTGGATCAACTATACAATCCACGAAATCTAAAACTAATGCTAGACGAG aTCAATCTACGACAATACATATTCCTGGGCGGTTTATATTCTGTAATGTTTGTGCGCCGACCTGCGAATACGCATTTCGAGAAGTTCAACATAATATTACATGAGGATGGGCGAGTTTTGCATACCATGGAGAATGTAGTTGCCGATTTGCGACCAAAAGGGGATGACATGAGTCGACGGGGATCAAAGATTTCTCAGAGAGCCTCCAACGTTTCCAATCGCTCCAAGTCGCGTATGCATCTGAAAATGGATCAGCAGAAGAGGAAGACAACAATGCTGGAGGATGATGAGTTGCCATACTTTTTTGTGACGCTTCATCTGCCCAAGGAGCTGTGCATGTGGGGCGAGCCTGTTGTCTGTCATTATATGACAACCATGCAGGATGTGGTATCCGAGACTTCGCTGGTCGAGGAGAAAAAGGAATCGACATTTGtcaaaaagaagaaatcaaaaattggTTCAGTAAAGCACTCAATGGAAGCGGATCGACAATCGATGTTCAACAAGGTCGTTCGCAAGGACACATTGGTGAATGTGTTTCGACCCACTTTGATATCATTGTTGCGTCATAGTAAGCATCAAGTACCTGGAGTATGGGTTGCTCCAGTTCGGAATTTTCCATTGAATAAACAGCTGACACACATGGAGATTCGACAATTGGAGCGTTTCGGTATACCGCGTGTAATATCCTCCTTCAAATTCCCGCTGGAGGTCAGGGAAGAGCTGGAACACGATCAGAgaccaaaaacaaagaatatgTTAATCAGACGTCGCAGTACCGACATTGAGGATAACGTCGATTTTGGTTATatcgatttcaatttcaaagacCAACATGCTCCGGAACGCGTCTATCCGGTTTTCACCGACGTTGAGACTGTCCAGTATCGGGAACAATCATTAGTTGATTATGATGATTATATTGAGGAGAAGACAATGTATAGCCTTCTGAAATTGTTTGACAACATCCGAATGGATTATCATACCCAATACGAGAGCATCATGAATCAGtccgattttcaaacaaaaaaactagaTAAAGTCAAAAAGACGGTTGTACCCGTGCCAGAAGCTCGTTTGCCCTCGAAGGATGGCAGGCAGAAATCTCAAATCAATAGGGTTGGCAGCAGACACTCATCGATTCGTGGCAGCCATCTTGGTTTAACTATCTCTAGTTCCGGCTCAAGAACCGGCAGCTCATTTCACATGGACGAGAATTCACCCATCGATGATATGAGCATCAGTCATATGTCCTCAGAGCATGAGGAAAAGGAGGAGAAACCAAAGGTTAAGGTCGTACACTGGACAACAAAGCACATTTTATCCACCAAGTTTAATAGAAACGAACGCACAATGACCATAAAGACTGATCGTCTAGGTGTCTTTGGATTGGCCTTCAAGCGCTACGAACATTTCCCATTTCGCGACTGGAGTATGCAACCCAATGAGGAGAA TCCCGATGAGATTGTACTGACTGTGGATACGTTTCATGCTCGAATTGTGCTTTATATATCAGCTCAAGGGGTGAGAGGTTATGTTACGGACATAGTCAAGGGTTATGTGGCGCATCCGGTTAAATACTTGGATATTCCAACTCCCATTGCCGATTTTCGAGTGCTGCGTAAG AGATTCTATGACAAGTGCATCAACATATTTGCGGAACATGATGCCAGCTATTATATTGACAATGGCTATTTTTCGGTTAAACATGTTGCCACTGAGGATCACACCTATGATGCAATGGCTCTGCACTGTAAATTAATGAAGTTCTATCGCTCGAGCTGGAATCGTTTAGCCTCCCGTCGCAATATACTACTCTGCATGAAGAATGCCAAGGATCAGTCGGATTATACGGAGGTAACCGTACGTATTACGCCGGATACGGCAACTTTTGTGGAGGTATCGGAGCTCTGCTCTGATGATCTAGATATTATCAAGTTGGACTTTAAGAACACATGGCGCAATATGAGT CATTATACGGATCTGCATCAGACAATCAACTCGATGAATCCGCATGCAACCGATGTGAGGAACAAGGATGCTCTTCTACTTTTCCGTATCAAACGCATGTTGAGCGAAATTCACCTGATGAGTTATTcatag